The following nucleotide sequence is from bacterium.
ATTAGCGCTGCCAGAAAGCGACCTGGAAGGAGGCCCCGAGATGAGCTCCGATTTCCTCGTGGATCGTGCCGAGTGGCGTCGTTGCCGCGTGATCGACGCGGCGCCCGAGCCGGCGCCGGGCCCCGGGCAGGTGCTGCTGCGCGTCGATCGGTTCGCGCTCACCGCCAACAACGTCACCTACGCCGTCATCGGCGACATGCTCGGCTACTGGCGCTTCTTCCCGGCGGACGACGGCTGGGGCCGCATTCCCGTCATGGGCTTCGGCGACGTGCTCGCGTCGCGCCACGCCGACGTCCGCGCGGGCGAGCGCGTGTTCGGCTTCTTCCCCATGGCGACGCACCTCCTAGTCGACGCCGGCGACGCCGACGCCGCCAAGTTCGCCGACCTGGCTCCGCACCGCGCCGACACGGCGCCGGTCTACCGCCAGTACCTGCGCACGACGACCGACGCCCTCTACGACCCGGCCCGCGAGGATCAGCTCCTGCTGCTGCGGGGCCTCTTCATGACCTCGTTCCTGGTCGACGACTTCCTCGGCGACAACGGCGGGTTCGGCGCGCGCACGTTCGTCGTCTCCAGCGCGTCGAGCAAGACCGCCATCGCGCTGGCGGCGCAGCTCCGTCGCCACCGGCGCGGCCGGGTGATCGGGCTCACCTCGGCGCGCAACGCCGACTTCGTCCGGGGCCTGCCGTACTACGATGGCGTCGTCGAGTACGACGCCATCGCGACGCTGCCGGCGGACGAGCCGATCGTCTTCGTCGACCACTCCGGCGACCGGGCGGTCGTCGACACGCTGCATCGCCACGTCGGCGACAACCTGCGTCACAGCGCCGTCGTCGGCGCCACGCACTGGCAGGGACGCCGCCCGTCGCGCGATCTGCCGGGCGCCCCGCCCACGTTCTTCTTCGCTCCGGCGCAGATCGAGAAGCGCACGCGGGAGTGGGGGCCTGCCGGGCTCGAGGAGCGTCTCGGCGACGCCTGGCGCGCCTTCGTCGCCTCGAGCGACGCCTGGTTGGAGGTCGTGCGCGGGTACGGCCCCGCCGCCGTGGAGCGCGCCTACCGCGAGGTCCTCGAGGGGCAGGCCCGACCGGAGCAGGGACACGTGCTCTCGATGTGGGACGAGGGCACGCGATGACGATCCGCATCGAGAACCGCCTGCACCCCGACGACGCGCAGATCGCGGCGCTGAAGGAGCCTGGATACGAGGGGCCGATCGCGATGCTGAACCTGCTCAAGTTCCGCGAGCGGGCGGCCTA
It contains:
- a CDS encoding DUF2855 family protein, translated to MSSDFLVDRAEWRRCRVIDAAPEPAPGPGQVLLRVDRFALTANNVTYAVIGDMLGYWRFFPADDGWGRIPVMGFGDVLASRHADVRAGERVFGFFPMATHLLVDAGDADAAKFADLAPHRADTAPVYRQYLRTTTDALYDPAREDQLLLLRGLFMTSFLVDDFLGDNGGFGARTFVVSSASSKTAIALAAQLRRHRRGRVIGLTSARNADFVRGLPYYDGVVEYDAIATLPADEPIVFVDHSGDRAVVDTLHRHVGDNLRHSAVVGATHWQGRRPSRDLPGAPPTFFFAPAQIEKRTREWGPAGLEERLGDAWRAFVASSDAWLEVVRGYGPAAVERAYREVLEGQARPEQGHVLSMWDEGTR